A region of the Oncorhynchus gorbuscha isolate QuinsamMale2020 ecotype Even-year linkage group LG02, OgorEven_v1.0, whole genome shotgun sequence genome:
CGATGATCAAATAGGAAGTAAGTTTGGAACTATCCTCATAAGTCATGTCTTTCAGTTCTGGAACTTCAGCCAAGTTATCTGATATGAGTAAATATACATCACAAGTTGTTGATAGAGAGGGCTGTCCGTTATCGTTCACTGATATAACAAGGTTCTGTTTCATACTGTCAGATTCATAAATGTCCCGCTCTGCCCTGATCTCTCCGCTGTGGAGAGCAATAGTGAAAAGTCCCGGATCAGTCGATTTAACGATGTGATATGAAAGCCACGCGTTTTGTCCAGAGTCAGCATCCACAGCTATCACCTTGGAAACCAGGGACCCCGCCAGAGCAGCTTTGGGGACCATCTCAGTCATCAAGGAGTTCCCTGCTGGAGCAGGGTATAATATCTGGGGAGAGTTATCATTCTCATCTGTTATGAAGACACTCACTGTCACGTTACTGCTGAGTGGAGGAGAACCATTGTCTCTGGCTACAACGTGGACTTTGAAGCTCCTAAACTGCTCATAATCAAATGATTTTACAGTATGGATCACCCCCGTGTCTCCGTTGATGGATATAAATGAGGACACCGGAACACCGTTCACATCACTAGGCAATAGAGAATAGACCACTGTGCcgttctgtctccagtctgggTCTCTGGCAGTAACTGAACACATAGAggagccaggcttgttattttcAATCACATAGGCGCTGTAGGATTGTTCTTCAAACACAGGTGGATTGTCATTCACGTCTGACACAGATAAATGAATAGTCATTGAGGAGGACAAAGGTGGAGACCCCTCGTCAGTGGCGGTGATAGTTATGTTATATTCTGATATTATCTCACGGTCTAGTTCACCTGTTGTTATCAGAGAATAATAGTTTTTGATTGAGGGGTTTAATTTGAAAGGAACATTTTGTTGAATGGAGCAGCGGACCTGTCTATTTCCCTGTGAATCTTCATCTTGTACATTTATGATCCCTACCTCTGTTCCAGGTAACACATTCTCGGGGATGGGATTGTTAAAGGATTTGATCAATATCACCGGTGCGTTGTCATTTAGGTCAGTGATTTCTATCATTACCTTTGCATTGCCAGCTAAGCCAGACCCATCTTTAGCCTGGACACGCACTTCGTATTCTGTATTTTCTTCATAATCTATGGGACCCTGTACTTTCATCTCGCCGGTCTTTTTATCGATGGAAAACAGTTTAGCTGCTTTATCGGAAATACGACTGAACTCATATGATACTTCTCCATTTGCTCCTTCGTCTTCATCACTTGCACTAACTGCAACTACAACAGTCCCTGTTGGAGAATTTTCAGGCAAACGGACTTTATACACTGTCTGGCTAAACACTGGTTTATTATCGTTAGCATCCAACACAGTGACCTGTATAACTACAGTACCAGATCTCTGCGGAGTCCCACCATCAACAGCAGTAAGTAACAACGTCACCTCTTGTTGTTGTTCTCGATCCAGCTCTTTTTCTAACACTAACTCGCCATATTTTCCTCCGTCTGAGCTCGTTTGAACGTCCAAAATAAAATAGGCATTCCTCTCCAGTGAATAGCTTTGTATACCATTTAATCCTATGTCAGAGTCATGAGGTTCATCCAAGGGTATCGTGCGCCTTTGTCAGCAGATTCCTGAATTTCTAGATCAATACGTGCATTGGGAAACCGTGGTGAATTGTCATTTATATCTTGTATTTGTACAGTTATGCGATGTAATTCAAGAGGTTTTTCCAGCACAAGCTCGTATTTTAATGAACAAGTAACCTTCGGTCCACACAGCTCCTCCCTGTCTATTGTTTCAGCCACAATTAAGTCTCCGGTATTCACATTAATGTCACAGTAACGTTGACGACTGCCATCCATATCCAAACGAGCTTTACGACCTGAAAGTCTCTTAGCATCCAGCCCCAGATCCTTAGCTAGATTTCCGATCACAGATCCGCGTTTCATCTCCTCTGGAATAGAATAGCTCAAGTCTCCATTGCTGATGCGCATCAGGCAATGACAAAAAGCCAGGCGGAACAATAAGGTAAAAACCGAAGATCCCGTGTACCCCATTCTGGATGATCAAAACCAATTGTCAACATTAGAGTTCAAAACTAGTCGAACTGATACGGTATTGTAAGTGTGCAATATTAGGCTCTCAAAAGGAATAGCAAAACGATTGTTATCCGACTGCTCTTCGTTGAAAGTGATGCAATATCGCCTATTACTCTTTTGAATAATCCAATGGTGGGTGGAGAAAAGCATGCAATTTTATGTATGGTAAACAGCGACATCCTGAGTTCATACAGAGTACAGCAGTCACAATACACACAGGCCCACGTCATTTATCATCTTGGTCAATATTTCCCCAATCCTTGTGTTGTGCAAAGTATCACGAACGTTTCATGCATCTTAGCAAGAGAAGAGAGCAAAACCAATAGTTGTGCGCAATTAGCTCCTTTTGTAATCATATATTACAAGATAGGAAAAATAAATTCAATATTTCCATACTGTTGCCACAGTCTGATAATTCATGGTTGCCGagtaacaacaacacatagaTAAGCTATATCAACGGTCCACATAAAATCCAACGATGCATAATCCATATTACTAACCAAACCCGGCAATTATATATCCACTATACTCTAAGGTAAAGTGATGGTTACGTCGCTGTCCACTAACCTGGTGCTGAAACGTGGAAAAGTAGGCAATGTTCTTAAAGAAAAATGTAGTAGGCAATGAGGATACTACAGGAAGGGAAATGAAAACACACTCCATGATTGGGAAAGTATCCCTAATTGTATACACACCAACAACGAAATAGAAAGAATATCCCTTGTGGAAAGGCATTAAAAagtccactaacacactaggaaAGCAATTCTGATATCATAACTTTTAGTTCGGTCTTACCTCAATAGGCTCCCCTGCAGTGTTGAGTGCGATGATACTTCCTTCTAATAACTTTGTTGGGCTTCTCTTCAGTGTAAGATCAGCAGGCAGCGTGCTGTCATTGTAAGATCTGACAAACTTGAAGTCACTGGTGCGTGAGCCCGTTGTCAGGTATGCATCATAGTTATAAGAACTGCGCAGAGTTCCAGCTCCATCCACCTCTGCATAGTTGGGAGGGAAATAAGCGCTGGGAATGGCGACTGCTCCATCAAACAACATTCTAGGCTTTCTACTGCGGCAGAACCTCACGGCCAGAATGAGAATAATGAAAGTCAGGAAAAaggtggagacagagaccagTGCGATGATCAAATAGGAAGTAAGTTTGGAACTATCCTCATAAGTCATGTCTTTCAGTTCTGGAACTTCAGCCAAGTTATCTGATATGAGTAAATATACATCacaggttgtagagagagagggctgtccgTTATCGTTCACTGATATAACAAGGTTCTGTTTCATACTGTCAGATTCAGAAATGTCCCGCTCTGCCCTGATCTCTCCGCTGTGGAGAGCAATAGTGAAAAGTCCCGGATCAGTCGATTTAACGATGTGATATGAAAGCCACGCGTTTTGTCCAGAGTCAGCATCCACAGCTATCACCTTGGAAACCAGGGACCCCGCCAGAGCAGCTTTGGGGACCATCTCAGTCATCAAGGAGTTCCCTGCTGGAGCAGGGTATAATATCTGGGGAGAGTTATCATTCTCATCTGTTATGAAGACACTCACTGTCACGTTACTGCTGAGTGGAGGAGAACCATTGTCTCTGGCTACAACGTGGACTTTGAAGCTCCTAAACTTCTCATAATCAAATGATTTTACAGTATGGATCACCCCCGTGTCTCCGTTGATGGATATAAATGAGGACACCGGAACACCGTTCACATCACTAGGCAATAGAGAATAGACCACTGTGCcgttctgtctccagtctgggTCTCTGGCAGTAACTGAACACATAGAggagccaggcttgttattttcAATCACATAGGCGCTGTAGGATTGTTCTTCAAACACAGGTGGATTGTCATTCACGTCTGACACAGATAAATGAATAGTCATTGAGGAGGACAAAGGTGGAGACCCCTCGTCAGTGGCGGTGATAGTTATGTTATATTCTGATATTATCTCACGGTCTAGTTCACCTGTTGTTATCAGAGAATAATAGTTTTTGATTGAGGGGTTTAATTTGAAAGGAACATTTTGTTGAATGGAGCAGTGGACCTGTCTATTTCCCTGTGAATCATCATCTTGTACATTTATGATCCCTACCTCTGTTCCAGGTAACACATTCTCGGGGATGGGATTGTTAAAGGATTTGATCAATATCACCGGTGCGTTGTCATTTAAATCAGTGATTTCTATCATTACTTTTGCATTGCCAGCTAAACCAGACCCATCTTTAGCCTGGACACGTACTTCGTATTCTGTATTTTCTTCATAATCTATGGGACCCTGCACTTTCATCTCGCCGGTCTTTTTATCGATGGAAAACAGTTTAGCTGCTTTATCGGAAATACGACTGAACTCATATGATACTTCTCCATTTGCTCCTTCGTCTTCATCACTTGCACTAACTGCAACTACAACAGTCCCTGTTGGAGAATTTTCAGGCAAACGGACTTTATACACTGTCTGGCTAAACACTGGTTTATTATCGTTAGCATCCAACACAGTGACGTGTATAACTACAGTACCAGATCTCTGCGGAGTCCCACCATCAACAGCAGTAAGTAACAACGTCACCTCTTGTTGTTGTTCTCGATCCAGCTCTTTTTCTAACACTAACTCGCCATATTTTCCTCCGTCTGAGCTCGTTTGAACGTCCAAAATAAAATAGGCATTCCTCTCCAGTGAATAGCTTTGTATACCATTTAATCCTATGTCAGAGTCATGAGGTTCATCCAAGGGGTATCGTGCGCCTTTGTAAGCAGATTCCTGAATTTCTAGATCAATACGTGCATTGGGAAACCGTGGTGAATTGTCATTTATATCTTGTATTTGTACAGTTATGCGATGTAATTCAAGAGGTTTTTCCAGCACAAGCTCGTATTTTAATGAACAAGTAACCTTCGGTCCACACAGCTCCTCCCTGTCTATTGTTTCAGCCACAATTAAATCTCCGGTATTCACATTAATGTCACAGTAACGTTGACGACTGCCATCCATATCCAAACGAGCTTTACGACCTGAAAGTCTCTTAGCATCCAGCCCCAGATCCTTAGCTAGATTTCCGATCACAGATCCGCGTTTCATCTCCTCTGGAATAGAATAGCTCAAGTCTCCATTGCTGATGCGCATCAGGCAATGACAAAAAGCCAGGCGGAACAATAAGGTAAAAACCGAAGATCCTGTGTACCCCATTCTGGATGATCAAAACCAATTGTCAACATTAGAGTTCAAAACTAGTCGAACTGATACGGTATTGTAAGTGTGCAATATTAGGCTCTCAAAAGGAATAGCAAAACGATTGTTATCCGACTGCTCTTCGTTGAAAGTGATGCAATATCGCCTATTACTCTTTTGAATAATCCAATGGTGGGTGGAGAAAAGCATGCAATTCTATGTATGGTAAACAGCGACATCCTGAGTTCATACAGAGTACAGCAGTCACAATACACACAGGCCCACGTCATTTATCATCTTGGTCAATATTTCCCCAATCCTTGTGTTGTGCAAAGTATCACGAACGTTTCATGTAGTTTAGCAAGAGAAGAGAGCAAAACCAATAGTTGTGCGCAATTAGCTCCTTTTGTAATCATATATTACAAGATAGGAAAAATAAATTCAATATTTCCATACTGTTGCCACAGTCTGATAATTCATGGTTGCCGagtaacaacaacacatagaTAAGCTATATCAACGGTCCACATAACATCCAACGATGCATAATCCATATTACTAACCAAACCCGGCAATTATATATCCACTATACTCTAAGGTAAAGTGATGGTTACGGCGCTGTCCACTAACCTGGTGCTGAAACGTGGAAAAGTAGCCAATGTTCTTAAAGAAAAATGTAGTAGGCAATGAGGATACTACAGGAAGGGAAATGAAAACACACTCCATGATTGGGAAAGTATCCCTAATTGTATACACACCAACAACGAAATAGAAAGAATATCCCTTGTGGAAAGGCATTAAAAagtccactaacacactaggaaAGCAATTCTGATATCATAACTTTTAGTTCGGTCTTACCTCAATAGGCTCCCCTGCAGTGTTGAGTGCGATGATACTTCCTTCTAATAACTTTGTTGGGCTTCTCTTCAGTGTAAGATCAGCAGGCAGCGTGCTGTCATTGTAAGATCTGACAAACTTGAAGTCACTGGTGCGTGAGCCCGTTGTCAGGTATGCATCATAGTTATAAGAACTGCGCAGAGTTCCAGCTCCATCCACCTCTGCATAGTTGGGAGGGAAATAAGCGCTGGGAATGGCGACTGCTCCATCAAACAACATTCTAGGCTTTCTACTGCGGCAGAACCTCACGGCCAGGATGAGAATAATGAAAGTAAGGAAAAaggtggagacagagaccagTGCGATGATCAAATAGGAAGTAAGTTTGGAACTATCCTCATAAGTCATGTCTTTCAGTTCTGGAACTTCAGCCAAGTTATCTGATATGAGTAAATATACATCACAAGTTGTTGATAGAGAGGGCTGTCCGTTATCTTTCACTGATATAACAAGGTTTTGCTTCATATCGTCAGATTCAGAAATGTCCCGCTGGGCCCTGATCTCTCCACTGTGGAGACCAACAGTGAAAAGTCCCGGATCAGCCGATTTCACGATGTGATATGAAAGCCACGCGTTTTGTCCAGAGTCGGCATCCACAGCTATCACCTTGGAAACCAGGGACCCCGCCAGAGCAGCTTTGGGGACCATCTCAGTCATCAAGGAGTTCCCTGCTGGAGCAGGGTATAATATCTGGGGAGAGTTATCATTCTCATCTGTTATGAAGACACTCACTGTCACGTTACTGCTGAGTGGAGGAGAACCATTGTCTCTGGCTACAACGTGGACCTTGAAGCTCCTAAACTTCTCATAATCAAATGTTCTCACAGCATGGATCACCCCCGCGTCTCCGTTAATGGAAAAATATGAGGACACCGGAACACCGTTGACATCACTGGGCAATAGAGAATAGACCACCGTGCcgttctgtctccagtctgggTCTCTGGCAGTAACAGAACACACAGAggagccaggcttgttattttcAGTCACATAGGCGCTGTAGGATTGCTCCTCAAACACTGGTGGGTTGTCATTCACGTCTGACACAGATAAATGAATAGTCTTCGAGGAGGATAAAGGTGGAGACCCCTCGTCAGTGGCAGTGATAGTTATGTTATAATCTGAAATGTTCTCTCGGTCTAATTCACTAGTTGTTACCAAAGAATAGTAGTTTTTTATTGAGGGGTTTAGTTTGAAAGGAACATTTTGTTGAATGGAGCAGCGGACCTGTCTATTTCCCCCAGAGTCCTTATCCAATACATTAATGATGCCCACCTCTCTGCCAGGTAACAGGTTCTCTGGGATGGGATTGGTCAAGGATGTAAGAGATATCACTGGGGCGTTGTCATTAACATCTGTAATTTCTATGAATATTTTGGCAAAGGAAGTCAATCCCGAGCCATCTTTGGCTTTGATCCGCAATTCATGAATGGATTCTTCTTCAAAATCCATCTGTCCTGCTATCCTGATGTCTCCCGTTTTAGGGTCAAGagaaaatattttatttaattCTTCTGAGATTGGTCCAAATCCGTACGTCACTTCTCCATTTGCCCCCTCGTCTGCATCGATGGCTGTTACAGTAACAACTAATGAACCTAATGGAGCATTTTCTGGTACACTGACCTTATAGACGTTCTGGCTAAACACTGGTGTATTATCGTTAGCATCCAACACAGTGACGTGTATGACTACAGTACCAGATCTCCGTGGAGTCCCACCGTCAACCGCAGTAAGTATTAATGTCACCTCCTGCTTTTGTTCTCGATCTAACTCTGTGTCTAACACAAGCTCACCATACTTTTCAGAACCTGGGTTGGTATGAACAGCCAGGCTAAAATGGTCGTTCCTTTGTAGTGTGTAGCTTTGAACAGCGTTCAGTCCTATATCTGCATCATGAGCCGGATTCACCGAAAATCGAGCGCCTTTGACTGCTGACTCTCGGATATCAAACGTAACGTTGTCTTCCCCAAATTGTGGGCTATTGTCATTAATATCTTCTACCTGTAAGATTATGTTATGTAATTCTAAAGGATTTTCCAGAACCATCTCGTATTTTAAGGTGCATGAAATCCTCCTACCGCAAAGCTGCTCCCTGTCTATTATTTCAGCGATGACCATATCACCATTATTCAGATTGATTTCACAATAACGCTTGCTGCTACCTTGAACATCTAAACGAGCTTTCCGATATACAAGTCGTTTTGCATCCAGTCCCAGATCCTTGGCTATATTTCCGACAACAGATCCGCGTTTCATCTCCTCCAGAACAGAATAGTTAACGTCTCCATAGCTGGTGTGCAGCAGGATAAGAAACAAAGGCAGTCCGAACATCGATGCAGAGAACGAGAATCCCTTGTATTCCATTTTCAGGAAACACAACTCATTCCAATTAGGCCGATTAGTGTGGTAGAAATCAGTGCTATCCAACCGAAGAAACGT
Encoded here:
- the LOC123995342 gene encoding protocadherin beta-16-like; its protein translation is MEYKGFSFSASMFGLPLFLILLHTSYGDVNYSVLEEMKRGSVVGNIAKDLGLDAKRLVYRKARLDVQGSSKRYCEINLNNGDMVIAEIIDREQLCGRRISCTLKYEMVLENPLELHNIILQVEDINDNSPQFGEDNVTFDIRESAVKGARFSVNPAHDADIGLNAVQSYTLQRNDHFSLAVHTNPGSEKYGELVLDTELDREQKQEVTLILTAVDGGTPRRSGTVVIHVTVLDANDNTPVFSQNVYKVSVPENAPLGSLVVTVTAIDADEGANGEVTYGFGPISEELNKIFSLDPKTGDIRIAGQMDFEEESIHELRIKAKDGSGLTSFAKIFIEITDVNDNAPVISLTSLTNPIPENLLPGREVGIINVLDKDSGGNRQVRCSIQQNVPFKLNPSIKNYYSLVTTSELDRENISDYNITITATDEGSPPLSSSKTIHLSVSDVNDNPPVFEEQSYSAYVTENNKPGSSVCSVTARDPDWRQNGTVVYSLLPSDVNGVPVSSYFSINGDAGVIHAVRTFDYEKFRSFKVHVVARDNGSPPLSSNVTVSVFITDENDNSPQILYPAPAGNSLMTEMVPKAALAGSLVSKVIAVDADSGQNAWLSYHIVKSADPGLFTVGLHSGEIRAQRDISESDDMKQNLVISVKDNGQPSLSTTCDVYLLISDNLAEVPELKDMTYEDSSKLTSYLIIALVSVSTFFLTFIILILAVRFCRSRKPRMLFDGAVAIPSAYFPPNYAEVDGAGTLRSSYNYDAYLTTGSRTSDFKFVRSYNDSTLPADLTLKRSPTKLLEGSIIALNTAGEPIEVRPN
- the LOC123995327 gene encoding protocadherin gamma-A11-like — encoded protein: MGYTGSSVFTLLFRLAFCHCLMRISNGDLSYSIPEEMKRGSVIGNLAKDLGLDAKRLSGRKARLDMDGSRQRYCDINVNTGDLIVAETIDREELCGPKVTCSLKYELVLEKPLELHRITVQIQDINDNSPRFPNARIDLEIQESAYKGARYPLDEPHDSDIGLNGIQSYSLERNAYFILDVQTSSDGGKYGELVLEKELDREQQQEVTLLLTAVDGGTPQRSGTVVIHVTVLDANDNKPVFSQTVYKVRLPENSPTGTVVVAVSASDEDEGANGEVSYEFSRISDKAAKLFSIDKKTGEMKVQGPIDYEENTEYEVRVQAKDGSGLAGNAKVMIEITDLNDNAPVILIKSFNNPIPENVLPGTEVGIINVQDDDSQGNRQVHCSIQQNVPFKLNPSIKNYYSLITTGELDREIISEYNITITATDEGSPPLSSSMTIHLSVSDVNDNPPVFEEQSYSAYVIENNKPGSSMCSVTARDPDWRQNGTVVYSLLPSDVNGVPVSSFISINGDTGVIHTVKSFDYEKFRSFKVHVVARDNGSPPLSSNVTVSVFITDENDNSPQILYPAPAGNSLMTEMVPKAALAGSLVSKVIAVDADSGQNAWLSYHIVKSTDPGLFTIALHSGEIRAERDISESDSMKQNLVISVNDNGQPSLSTTCDVYLLISDNLAEVPELKDMTYEDSSKLTSYLIIALVSVSTFFLTFIILILAVRFCRSRKPRMLFDGAVAIPSAYFPPNYAEVDGAGTLRSSYNYDAYLTTGSRTSDFKFVRSYNDSTLPADLTLKRSPTKLLEGSIIALNTAGEPIEVRPN